Genomic DNA from Desulfuribacillus alkaliarsenatis:
CTCCAGCCTTAAATCACCTTGATTTTTGTATTAATCAGGGTGATTTCGTATTGATTACGGGCATGAGTGGATGTGGAAAATCGACACTGGCCTCAATAATGGCAGGCTTTCTTCGCGACCAAGAGCACGGCGAAATGTCAGGTGAAGTGGTAGTGAAGGGAACGAAGGCGAAACCAGTCGAAGAGCTTGCAGGAACGATTGGCGTCATTCAGCAAGATCCCGATAGCCAGTTATGTACATTTACCGTTAAGGAAGAAATCGCTTTTGGTCCTGAAAACCTATGTTTAGAAGTTGCGGAAATAGAAAGACGAGTAGATCAAGCAGCTAAGCAAGTGAATATACAAGTATTAATTGAGCGTGAAAACCATACACTTTCTGGAGGGCAAAAACAACGGGTAGCGATTGCTTCGATTTTAGCAATGGAGCCTGCCATCCTAATACTTGACGAACCCACTGCTAACCTAGATCCACAAGGAACTCAGGAAGTTGTTCGTACATTGGAAATGATTAATAAATGCACGGATCATACTGTTATTGTAATTGAGCATCGAATTGAAAGATTTTTGGCTTTAGCTAATCGTCTGTTTGTCATGGAAAAAGGACGTCTGATTTATGACGGGGAGCCAATAGCAGGGCTGTCGGTATACCAGAAGTGCATGTGGGAAGCAGGGAAAGTAAGTCGCAAAAGTCTTATGCTTCATAGACAACTAAAAGAGCCCAAGCAACAAAACTCGATGACTGTAGCATCGAATACAAGAGGCAAGCCTTTACTAGAAGGGAAAGACCTGTGCTACTATATCGAACAAAAAAAAGTGCTCGATGCAATTACTTTCAAAATACGAGCAGGAGAATTGGTAGCTATTATGGGCAATAATGGAAGTGGCAAGACTTCTTTGTTTTTGACACTATTGGGGATCTATCGGGCACACGCTGGTGAGTTATTTATGCATGGGAAATCAATTACTACAGATGATGTAGGAGAACGAGCGAAGCATATCGGATTATTATTCCAAAATCCCAATCATCAAATATTTGAGAAAACAGTCGCAGACGAAATGAAAATGCCGAGTCAATTTTTACGAGAAGAGCCAGTCGACGAAGAAATAGTAGAAGGTTTACTAGAGCGATTATCGTTACAAGCTTATAAAAATAAACCTCCATTCCTACTAAGTCAAGGTGAGAAAAAACGCTTAACTTTAGCTACTTTGCTAACCTATCAACCAGAGATTTTGCTACTCGATGAGCCAATGGCAGGTCAAGATCAACGGCATCTAGATCTGCTGCTTCAAATATTACTAGAGTACTGCCAGCGAGGGAACAGTTGCATCGTTGCGTGCCATTTACCAGAAGTGGTGCTTGAATACTTTGATCGGGTTCTTTTCATGGAAGATGGTAAGCTGCTATATGATGATGTTCCGAGTCTTGTCTTTCACAAGTTAGCGAAAAAAGGGTATGTAGAATTTGAAATGACTGACAAAAATGCACAGATGGTAGGTGACGGCAATGAAAATTGATAGATACCCGATACTACCAGATTTGAAATATATTCATGGTACTACACTGCTGCACCAATTACATCCTTTAGCAAAACTCGTTATGCTTGTTTGCTTTAGTGTGTCTGTGTTTCTAGTTAATCACTGGATTGGTGGTCTGTTATTGCTGGCACTATTACTTATAGGATACCAGATGGCAGAACTTGGGCTTTCGTATTTTACTAGAAAATTACGTTTTATACTTATTTTCTGTGTAATGATATTGCTAGTACAAATAGCCTTTACAAAAGAAGGACACGTACTTTTTACAATTACTTTAGGCATAATACATATACAAGTGTGGTCTGGGGCAGTTGATAATGGGCTACAATTAGCACTGCGTTTTTTGAATATTATAGCGTCGAGCTTTTTGTTCGTATCGACAACCCAACCAAAACTTCTGTCCTATAGTCTTATGCAAGTAGGTGTACCTTATCGATATGGCTTTATGCTTATAACGGCACTTCGGTTCATTCCAACGTTCCATCATGAATTTCAGCAAATTAAAAATGCACAATTAGCTAGAGGGATTAGCTTCAAAGGTGTTTCAATCAAAACGCTCGTGCGTATGGTTCAATATCTGTTTATTCCGATGATCGTATCTTCATTAAGTAAGGTGCAAACATTATCGATATCAATGGAAGGAAGAGCGTTTGGGATGTATAAGCAAAGGACATTCTCTCAAACGGTGGAAGCTTCGTTAGTGGATTGGTTGGTTATTGGAGGAAGTGTGATAATTATTATAACAATTTGGATTATTATATAATTTTACATCGAAGTAACCTGGTAAGTGTAAATA
This window encodes:
- a CDS encoding ABC transporter ATP-binding protein, coding for MYDSKLNNYTTIVSREICVERTGDRMPIETKNEIMASNLSFTYYGSETPALNHLDFCINQGDFVLITGMSGCGKSTLASIMAGFLRDQEHGEMSGEVVVKGTKAKPVEELAGTIGVIQQDPDSQLCTFTVKEEIAFGPENLCLEVAEIERRVDQAAKQVNIQVLIERENHTLSGGQKQRVAIASILAMEPAILILDEPTANLDPQGTQEVVRTLEMINKCTDHTVIVIEHRIERFLALANRLFVMEKGRLIYDGEPIAGLSVYQKCMWEAGKVSRKSLMLHRQLKEPKQQNSMTVASNTRGKPLLEGKDLCYYIEQKKVLDAITFKIRAGELVAIMGNNGSGKTSLFLTLLGIYRAHAGELFMHGKSITTDDVGERAKHIGLLFQNPNHQIFEKTVADEMKMPSQFLREEPVDEEIVEGLLERLSLQAYKNKPPFLLSQGEKKRLTLATLLTYQPEILLLDEPMAGQDQRHLDLLLQILLEYCQRGNSCIVACHLPEVVLEYFDRVLFMEDGKLLYDDVPSLVFHKLAKKGYVEFEMTDKNAQMVGDGNEN
- a CDS encoding energy-coupling factor transporter transmembrane component T family protein gives rise to the protein MKIDRYPILPDLKYIHGTTLLHQLHPLAKLVMLVCFSVSVFLVNHWIGGLLLLALLLIGYQMAELGLSYFTRKLRFILIFCVMILLVQIAFTKEGHVLFTITLGIIHIQVWSGAVDNGLQLALRFLNIIASSFLFVSTTQPKLLSYSLMQVGVPYRYGFMLITALRFIPTFHHEFQQIKNAQLARGISFKGVSIKTLVRMVQYLFIPMIVSSLSKVQTLSISMEGRAFGMYKQRTFSQTVEASLVDWLVIGGSVIIIITIWIII